The following proteins are encoded in a genomic region of Clostridium kluyveri:
- a CDS encoding alpha/beta hydrolase has product MKSQIKDNGVVERKALKRKIKILICTLLVLILGIVYEQIGELLDSNRFQPPGKIINVNGHNMHIFAEGKGNTTVVFASGWKIPCPYVDFYPLYSEISKRTRIAVYDRPGYGWSEEANTPRNIDVIAKEMHELLKKSGERAPYILVGHSIGSLEVIRFAQLYKNEVKGVVLIDGSNPNMYSNAEKPSVLVTLRTSIFNNSIYLFNKSGIARLLLNLIPNFYSSTVLVTARNNFQFAPENFKKLDAAMFLKTFNNRNQVDEAKNKEVNASKVASNGYIKDIPLRIITSEETNSYKEAGKNQRNFKKWSANSKQIIVKGAEHAVHWGHPEVINKEILDLLNN; this is encoded by the coding sequence ATGAAATCACAGATAAAGGACAATGGAGTGGTCGAAAGGAAAGCTCTAAAACGAAAAATCAAGATATTAATATGCACATTATTAGTATTAATACTTGGAATTGTGTATGAACAAATCGGAGAACTTTTGGATAGTAATCGATTTCAACCACCAGGAAAAATTATAAATGTAAATGGACATAATATGCATATTTTTGCAGAAGGAAAAGGCAATACAACAGTAGTTTTTGCATCAGGATGGAAAATACCATGCCCATATGTTGATTTTTATCCACTATATAGTGAAATATCAAAACGTACAAGAATAGCTGTGTATGATAGACCAGGGTATGGATGGAGTGAGGAGGCAAATACTCCTAGAAATATTGATGTTATAGCAAAGGAAATGCATGAGTTGCTTAAAAAATCGGGGGAAAGAGCTCCTTATATACTCGTTGGACACTCTATAGGGTCACTTGAAGTTATAAGATTTGCTCAATTATATAAAAATGAAGTTAAGGGCGTTGTTTTGATAGATGGATCAAATCCTAATATGTATTCAAATGCGGAAAAACCGTCAGTACTCGTTACTCTGCGTACATCAATATTTAATAATTCAATTTATTTATTTAATAAAAGTGGCATAGCTAGATTACTATTAAATCTAATACCAAATTTTTATTCTTCAACTGTATTGGTTACTGCAAGAAATAATTTTCAATTTGCTCCAGAAAATTTTAAAAAGCTTGATGCGGCAATGTTCTTAAAAACCTTTAATAATAGAAATCAAGTTGATGAAGCTAAGAATAAAGAGGTAAACGCTAGTAAAGTAGCATCAAATGGCTATATAAAAGATATACCTCTCAGAATAATCACATCTGAAGAAACAAACAGTTATAAAGAAGCTGGAAAAAATCAACGCAATTTTAAAAAATGGTCTGCAAATAGCAAGCAAATTATTGTGAAAGGAGCAGAACATGCCGTTCATTGGGGACATCCAGAAGTGATAAATAAAGAGATATTGGATTTACTAAACAACTGA
- a CDS encoding site-specific integrase: protein MHRKPLKELLLDLEQELLRLGYTEGSMKFYRNRWEKIIKFAENRNETYYSEQLGIDFVEKYFQIFKKDFDKTLCQKDTQELRIIRMIGDFQMHNTVLRRYYKYRDLLTDPYFMKISSDFKSYCEARSYSKVTIDHYVNQAERFMDYLISQGICNCRNISLSIIHSYIRTLAGYTYKTVEQNICSIRTFLRYLLEQDILKTDLAAKTPMVQARKQTRIPSVWTKAELVALIGAIDRGSPKGKRDYAIILLACMLGLRVTDIKNLTFNCFHWEEKKLVFVQSKTRETVTLPIPSEVGWAVIDYLKYGRPKVDSSIVFVRHMAPFLPFSEGDHLSQLIKNYMVIAHLPTLKKRRGMHSLRHTAASRMLEHGTPLAVISDILGHTDTDSTAVYLKVDLNKLKECCLNTPEVDNHE, encoded by the coding sequence ATGCATAGAAAACCACTTAAAGAATTATTGCTAGATTTAGAACAGGAGCTACTGAGATTAGGCTACACTGAAGGCTCTATGAAGTTTTATCGTAATCGTTGGGAGAAAATCATAAAGTTTGCAGAAAATCGTAACGAAACTTATTACTCCGAACAATTGGGAATAGACTTTGTAGAAAAATACTTTCAGATTTTTAAAAAGGATTTTGATAAAACCTTGTGCCAAAAGGATACTCAGGAACTTCGTATCATCAGAATGATTGGCGATTTCCAAATGCATAATACCGTTTTAAGGCGGTATTATAAATACAGAGATCTTTTGACTGATCCATACTTTATGAAAATCAGCAGTGACTTCAAAAGTTACTGTGAAGCTAGGAGTTATTCTAAGGTAACTATTGATCACTACGTGAATCAAGCGGAGCGATTTATGGATTATCTTATTTCACAGGGCATCTGTAATTGCCGTAATATCAGCCTTTCAATTATACATAGCTATATCAGAACTCTAGCTGGTTACACTTATAAAACTGTGGAACAGAATATCTGCTCAATACGTACTTTTTTGAGATATCTTCTCGAGCAGGACATTTTAAAAACTGATTTAGCTGCAAAGACACCGATGGTTCAAGCACGTAAGCAGACACGCATTCCTTCCGTTTGGACAAAGGCTGAATTGGTCGCACTGATAGGAGCTATTGATCGTGGAAGCCCAAAAGGAAAACGGGATTATGCCATCATTCTTCTCGCTTGTATGCTGGGACTTAGGGTTACTGACATCAAAAACCTGACGTTTAATTGCTTTCACTGGGAAGAGAAGAAGTTGGTATTCGTACAATCAAAGACGCGAGAAACAGTTACTCTTCCAATTCCCTCTGAAGTAGGATGGGCTGTTATTGATTATCTGAAATATGGACGACCAAAGGTTGATTCATCAATTGTATTTGTAAGACATATGGCACCGTTCCTCCCTTTTTCAGAAGGGGATCACTTATCTCAATTAATCAAGAACTACATGGTAATTGCCCATCTGCCAACACTAAAAAAACGTCGGGGTATGCACTCGCTTCGACATACTGCAGCATCGAGAATGCTTGAACATGGCACACCTCTCGCAGTAATTTCAGATATCCTTGGTCACACGGATACTGATTCCACAGCAGTTTATTTAAAAGTAGATTTAAATAAGCTGAAGGAATGCTGCCTGAATACACCGGAGGTGGATAACCATGAGTGA
- a CDS encoding FtsW/RodA/SpoVE family cell cycle protein, with product MHYNNDKFIQKVCEQIGFKAARKGIEQELKAHIDDNIEQFIAQGLDEKTAIIKATECMGDPIEIGEALNRIHRPQTEWGVISLVILLSIFGIGTMFFIGDLPAGSSSIFGKKQIVYAILGMGFLVGIYLFDYMKLCKYGRKIFLSGIILTITTVLFGTNENGILCLKMGEITFTTAFICNLMFMIYVIAELSKCRGEGIIAFLKICSLCAISLILLFFNMAFALSLIMLIVYAIILTVAAIKGHFNYEKRWSYICATWGISVISLIALIPHMMLINYNPHNSEYSTNMVSKYLEGSQWIGKSAFLNAHGWRYLPKHWADYFLTIIITNFGWIIGCLIISFLIVLFSIMIFRTLNLKNTYGFYLSVGIVVYLIINFVLNILITMGYVNNLDCNLSFISFGGTDYLNNIFVVGLFLSVWRRNLIMPSDMYSSLTHYN from the coding sequence ATGCACTATAATAACGATAAATTTATTCAAAAAGTATGTGAACAGATAGGCTTTAAAGCTGCTCGCAAAGGAATAGAACAAGAATTAAAGGCACATATTGATGATAATATAGAACAGTTTATAGCTCAAGGTTTAGATGAAAAAACTGCAATTATAAAGGCTACTGAGTGTATGGGAGATCCTATTGAAATAGGAGAAGCACTTAACAGGATACATAGACCTCAAACTGAGTGGGGTGTGATAAGTTTAGTTATTTTACTTAGTATATTTGGTATTGGCACAATGTTTTTTATAGGAGATTTACCGGCTGGTAGTAGCAGTATATTTGGGAAAAAACAAATTGTATATGCAATACTTGGCATGGGTTTTTTAGTTGGAATATACCTATTTGATTATATGAAACTTTGTAAATATGGTAGAAAGATATTTTTATCTGGCATTATTTTAACCATTACTACTGTATTATTTGGTACCAATGAGAATGGTATATTATGCTTAAAGATGGGAGAGATTACCTTTACAACAGCGTTTATTTGCAACTTAATGTTTATGATATATGTTATTGCTGAATTAAGCAAATGCAGGGGAGAAGGAATAATCGCTTTTTTAAAAATATGCTCATTATGTGCAATATCACTTATTTTATTGTTTTTTAATATGGCATTTGCTCTTAGTCTTATTATGCTAATAGTATATGCAATCATTCTTACAGTTGCTGCAATAAAAGGGCATTTCAATTATGAGAAAAGATGGAGTTACATATGTGCTACATGGGGAATTAGTGTTATATCATTAATTGCACTTATTCCACATATGATGTTAATTAATTACAATCCGCATAATAGTGAATATTCGACTAATATGGTAAGCAAGTACTTGGAAGGCTCTCAATGGATTGGAAAGTCTGCATTTTTAAATGCGCATGGATGGAGGTATTTACCTAAACATTGGGCGGACTATTTTTTAACAATAATTATCACTAATTTTGGATGGATTATTGGATGTCTTATAATATCATTTCTTATAGTACTTTTCAGTATCATGATATTTAGAACATTAAATTTAAAGAATACTTATGGATTTTATTTGTCAGTGGGAATAGTTGTTTATTTAATAATTAATTTTGTTTTAAATATTTTAATAACAATGGGCTATGTTAATAATTTAGATTGCAACCTATCATTTATTTCCTTCGGTGGAACAGACTATCTTAACAATATTTTTGTTGTAGGGTTGTTTCTATCAGTTTGGAGGAGAAACTTGATTATGCCATCAGATATGTATAGTAGCTTAACTCACTATAATTAG
- the nhaA gene encoding Na+/H+ antiporter NhaA — MKNNTNNRTYSFLNFFRSESFSGIILLTCTVIAILLANFNFAPIYNEILHKNITIGYKATSVSMPISHWINDGLMAVFFFVIGMEIKKELLIGELKSLKTTILPIAAIGGIVVPAILYALFNYNQLTINGFGIPMATDIAFALGVISLVGKKAPKGIVVFLTALAIVDDLGAIIVIAIFYGTEISWFYFLLSLAIVGVLILANKFKVKSSAIFIIIGIVLWFTMFKSGIHATLAGVLLGMIIPGSRDEEVFKESMLNKLEHAISPCSSYLIMPIFALANAGVVINMSSLSTIMSTPVSVGIILGLFLGKQLGIFGVSTILVKLGIAKFPLGVNQKHLYGASVLGGIGFTMSIFISSLSFSDEAILSTAKISIIAASLLSAIWGLIIFALIKPETDNVNIV; from the coding sequence ATGAAAAATAACACAAACAATAGAACTTATAGTTTTTTAAACTTTTTTAGAAGCGAATCTTTTAGTGGAATAATATTATTAACTTGCACTGTTATTGCAATCCTACTAGCAAATTTTAATTTTGCTCCAATTTACAATGAAATATTACATAAGAATATAACAATTGGGTATAAAGCAACATCTGTATCAATGCCAATTTCTCATTGGATTAATGATGGATTAATGGCAGTATTTTTCTTTGTAATTGGTATGGAAATTAAGAAAGAGCTGTTAATTGGGGAGCTTAAATCCTTAAAAACAACTATACTGCCAATTGCTGCTATAGGTGGAATAGTTGTACCTGCAATTCTCTATGCATTATTTAACTATAATCAACTAACTATCAATGGCTTCGGAATTCCTATGGCAACGGATATTGCATTTGCATTAGGGGTAATTTCTTTAGTTGGTAAAAAAGCACCTAAGGGGATTGTAGTTTTTCTTACAGCTTTGGCTATAGTTGATGATTTGGGAGCAATTATTGTAATTGCAATATTTTATGGCACTGAAATATCATGGTTTTACTTTTTATTAAGCTTAGCTATTGTTGGTGTGCTTATATTAGCAAATAAATTTAAAGTGAAATCTTCAGCTATTTTTATTATTATTGGAATTGTACTATGGTTTACTATGTTCAAATCAGGTATACATGCTACATTGGCAGGAGTATTACTTGGAATGATAATACCTGGTTCAAGAGATGAAGAAGTATTTAAAGAATCAATGCTAAATAAACTTGAACATGCAATATCACCATGTTCTTCTTATTTAATTATGCCTATATTTGCATTAGCTAATGCAGGAGTAGTTATAAATATGAGCAGTCTTTCAACAATTATGTCAACACCTGTTAGCGTAGGAATTATTTTAGGACTTTTCTTAGGAAAACAATTGGGTATATTTGGAGTTTCAACAATATTAGTAAAATTAGGTATTGCTAAGTTTCCTTTAGGAGTAAACCAAAAACACTTATATGGTGCAAGTGTGCTTGGAGGCATTGGATTTACAATGTCAATATTTATTTCATCTTTATCATTTTCAGATGAAGCTATATTATCTACAGCAAAGATAAGTATAATAGCAGCTTCGCTTTTATCTGCAATATGGGGATTAATAATTTTTGCACTTATAAAACCTGAAACTGATAATGTGAATATTGTTTAA
- a CDS encoding thioredoxin family protein yields the protein MIIKILGTGCSNCKRLEENTKNAVKELGLDATIEKVTDIRDIMKYGIMKTPGLVVDEKVKVFGRVPTAEEIKKYL from the coding sequence ATGATAATCAAAATATTAGGAACGGGATGTTCAAATTGCAAAAGATTAGAGGAAAATACTAAAAATGCAGTAAAAGAGTTAGGATTAGATGCTACTATTGAAAAGGTTACAGATATTAGGGATATCATGAAATATGGAATTATGAAGACTCCAGGCCTTGTAGTTGATGAAAAAGTTAAAGTTTTTGGAAGAGTTCCAACAGCAGAAGAAATTAAAAAGTATTTATAG
- a CDS encoding site-specific integrase, which produces MKPTDFAIHLTGFLSEYLPRQKNASKNTITSYRDTFKLLIRYCQEQRNMPVERLNLNMLTHGLIKDFLEWLETSKKCSISTRNQRLAAIHSFFRYAQYEEPEGILHFQKVISLPIKKTQKPSIPHLIPEAMKLLLSQPDKTTPKGRRDLTLLSILYDSGCRVQELVDLRVRDIVLNNPGVLILTGKGNKVRRVPLLKNALALLSRYIQENSLNVNWKSDCPLFTNKQHNKLTKEGIAYIISQYVCSARRISTIVPEKVTPHMFRHSKAMHLLQAGVNLIYIRDFLGHEGIKTTETYAKCDTELKRQAIESAYPDLVDINLPDWSEDASLLNWLSKLK; this is translated from the coding sequence GTGAAACCTACTGATTTTGCAATACACCTTACTGGATTCTTGTCTGAATACCTGCCAAGACAAAAAAATGCTAGCAAAAATACAATAACATCCTACCGGGATACCTTTAAACTGCTAATTAGATACTGTCAGGAACAACGAAATATGCCTGTTGAAAGACTCAACCTGAACATGCTGACGCATGGATTGATTAAGGATTTCCTTGAGTGGCTGGAAACAAGCAAAAAATGTAGTATTTCAACTAGAAACCAACGACTTGCAGCTATACATTCCTTTTTTCGCTATGCGCAGTACGAGGAACCAGAGGGAATTCTTCATTTTCAAAAAGTGATTTCACTGCCGATTAAGAAGACACAAAAACCATCAATACCGCATCTTATACCAGAGGCTATGAAGCTCTTATTATCCCAGCCAGACAAGACTACTCCAAAAGGACGTCGTGATTTAACCCTTTTAAGTATCCTTTATGATTCTGGATGCAGAGTACAGGAACTTGTCGATCTAAGGGTGCGTGATATTGTGTTGAATAATCCAGGAGTTCTTATTCTTACTGGAAAGGGAAATAAGGTACGTAGAGTTCCACTATTGAAAAATGCACTTGCTTTATTGTCACGCTATATTCAGGAAAATTCCTTAAACGTGAATTGGAAAAGTGACTGCCCCTTATTTACGAACAAGCAGCATAACAAACTTACTAAAGAGGGTATTGCATACATTATTTCACAGTATGTATGCTCAGCAAGAAGAATCTCAACGATTGTCCCTGAAAAAGTAACACCACATATGTTTCGTCACAGCAAAGCAATGCATCTGCTACAAGCCGGAGTCAATCTGATATATATCCGGGATTTTTTAGGACACGAGGGCATCAAAACTACAGAGACTTATGCTAAGTGTGATACAGAGTTAAAACGTCAGGCAATTGAGAGTGCTTATCCCGATTTAGTTGATATCAACCTGCCTGATTGGAGTGAAGATGCGTCATTACTAAATTGGCTTTCTAAATTAAAGTAG
- a CDS encoding tyrosine-type recombinase/integrase, with amino-acid sequence MSDYFFKGPFAQYIENHVKLKQAIGYKYKTEKEHLLRFSAFTAKKYSKAKELTREIVLDWCSKKIYEAQANQCSRASVLRQFAIYLDSIGINAYILPKGYYPVEEKYVPYIYTVDELQRFFHETDKCPYVSECPQRHLIMPVFFRMIYSCGLRSSEARLLKIDDVDLRDGVLTIQHSKKDNSRLVPMSDELTSRCRDYFKCVHVISKRSDYFFPGLDGKPMTIGNVYHNFRRFLWRARISHGGRGKGPRVHDFRHAFACHCLKKWVLEEKDLSVYLPILKTYMGHDSFNETSYYLRMTADVFPDISIKLEGCYPDIIPELEGDAGETY; translated from the coding sequence ATGAGTGATTATTTTTTCAAAGGCCCATTTGCTCAGTATATCGAAAACCATGTTAAGTTAAAACAAGCAATCGGATATAAGTATAAAACTGAGAAAGAGCATCTCCTGCGATTCTCTGCATTTACTGCTAAAAAGTATTCTAAAGCAAAAGAACTTACAAGAGAAATAGTTTTAGACTGGTGCTCTAAGAAGATTTATGAGGCACAAGCTAATCAATGCTCAAGAGCTTCAGTACTTCGACAGTTTGCTATATATTTGGATAGTATAGGAATAAATGCATATATTCTTCCAAAAGGTTACTATCCGGTTGAAGAGAAATACGTTCCATATATTTATACAGTAGATGAATTGCAGCGTTTCTTCCATGAGACAGACAAATGTCCTTATGTCAGCGAATGTCCACAACGACACTTGATTATGCCAGTATTCTTTAGAATGATCTACTCATGCGGTCTTCGCTCTTCAGAAGCAAGACTACTTAAAATAGATGATGTAGATCTTAGGGATGGAGTACTAACCATCCAGCATTCCAAGAAAGACAACAGCCGTCTAGTTCCAATGTCGGATGAATTAACAAGTCGCTGTCGCGATTACTTCAAATGTGTCCATGTGATTTCCAAGCGTAGCGATTACTTTTTTCCCGGATTGGATGGCAAGCCAATGACTATAGGTAATGTATATCACAACTTTAGGCGCTTTCTATGGAGAGCTAGAATTTCACATGGAGGCCGCGGCAAGGGTCCACGAGTTCATGACTTTCGCCATGCTTTTGCATGCCACTGTCTGAAAAAATGGGTTCTAGAAGAAAAAGACCTTTCAGTTTACCTTCCAATACTGAAGACATATATGGGACACGACTCCTTTAATGAAACTTCATATTACCTTAGAATGACTGCTGATGTATTCCCCGATATATCTATTAAGCTAGAGGGATGTTATCCAGACATTATCCCCGAATTGGAAGGTGATGCTGGTGAAACCTACTGA
- a CDS encoding PadR family transcriptional regulator, whose protein sequence is MNFDKSLIAGSTVLMVLHLLGTQDMYGYQMVKELEKRSENTFTLKEGTLYPILHSLEKNGLVVSYVSYGQSGRKRKYYQITKNGKKQLADKKKEWLIFSETVNKVIRGSIYAL, encoded by the coding sequence TTATAGCAGGGAGTACAGTGCTTATGGTTTTACATCTGCTTGGTACTCAAGATATGTATGGATATCAAATGGTGAAGGAGTTAGAAAAGCGTTCAGAAAACACTTTTACCCTTAAGGAGGGTACATTATACCCTATACTTCATTCTCTTGAAAAAAACGGATTAGTTGTTTCGTATGTATCATATGGACAATCAGGAAGAAAACGGAAATATTATCAAATAACAAAGAACGGGAAAAAACAGCTAGCTGACAAAAAAAAGGAATGGTTGATATTCAGCGAAACAGTAAATAAAGTCATTAGGGGGAGTATTTATGCACTATAA
- a CDS encoding HNH endonuclease signature motif containing protein → MQSKTMECHHKKPKSLGGDDSYNNLVWIKTEVHRLVHAVQQETIEKYLEQLDLNKIGLKRVNSLRKLVENSVI, encoded by the coding sequence ATGCAAAGTAAAACAATGGAATGTCATCATAAAAAACCTAAAAGTCTGGGTGGGGATGATAGTTATAATAATCTAGTGTGGATAAAAACAGAAGTCCACAGATTAGTTCATGCAGTACAACAAGAAACTATTGAAAAATATTTAGAACAACTAGATTTAAATAAAATAGGTTTAAAACGAGTTAATTCTTTAAGAAAGTTAGTAGAAAATTCAGTTATTTAA
- a CDS encoding permease translates to MKKLLKRYRFFTVTIIIMLVLILINKNVGIKAIGIIGFSFKEMFLVIPPIFILLGLLDVWVPRETMIRFMGDDSGIKGIILSFILGSAAAGPLYGAFPIAAVFMKKGVKFSNILIFIGAWSTTKIPMFLFELSALGSKFAITRLLVDIPGIIIIAYSLSRIISEHDVAKIYKLNELM, encoded by the coding sequence ATGAAGAAACTTTTAAAGCGATATAGGTTTTTTACTGTAACTATTATAATAATGTTAGTATTAATTCTAATAAATAAGAATGTTGGTATAAAGGCTATAGGTATTATAGGGTTTAGTTTTAAGGAAATGTTTCTTGTAATTCCTCCTATATTTATACTATTAGGACTTTTAGATGTGTGGGTCCCAAGGGAAACTATGATAAGATTTATGGGAGATGATTCAGGAATAAAAGGAATTATATTATCTTTTATCTTAGGTTCTGCGGCTGCAGGGCCATTGTATGGAGCGTTTCCTATAGCAGCCGTCTTTATGAAAAAGGGTGTTAAATTTTCCAATATACTTATATTTATTGGTGCATGGTCTACCACCAAAATACCTATGTTTTTATTTGAGTTGTCTGCCTTAGGTTCAAAATTTGCTATTACGCGATTATTAGTAGATATTCCAGGAATTATAATCATTGCATACAGCCTATCTCGAATTATATCGGAACATGATGTAGCGAAGATTTACAAACTAAATGAGTTGATGTGA
- a CDS encoding arsenate reductase ArsC, translating into MQKKVLFLCTQNSARSQMAEAILNDKGKDKFIAFSAGSQPADDINIHAKIVMKEMGIDISNYKPKSVEQFLNEEFDFVITLCDKAKNECPILPNDAIYVHWGITDPRDFKGNEEDTVTHFKKIRNELNTRINLLIDLPVDKLDKATLRKRLDEIISK; encoded by the coding sequence ATGCAAAAGAAAGTATTATTTTTATGTACTCAAAATTCTGCAAGAAGCCAAATGGCAGAGGCTATATTAAATGACAAGGGTAAAGATAAATTTATTGCTTTTAGTGCAGGAAGTCAGCCAGCCGATGATATTAATATTCATGCCAAAATTGTCATGAAAGAAATGGGTATAGATATTAGTAATTACAAACCTAAGTCAGTAGAACAATTTTTAAATGAAGAGTTTGATTTTGTTATTACATTATGTGATAAGGCCAAAAATGAATGTCCTATTTTACCCAATGATGCAATTTATGTACACTGGGGAATAACTGACCCAAGAGACTTTAAAGGTAACGAGGAAGACACAGTTACTCACTTTAAAAAAATAAGAAATGAGTTAAATACAAGAATTAATTTACTTATTGATCTACCAGTAGATAAATTAGACAAAGCAACTTTGAGGAAAAGATTAGATGAAATAATTTCAAAATAA
- a CDS encoding permease, translating to MSNYILYGITIILLIISFYKDKQKTKMTLKKAWKSFENILPQFLGVIILVGILLSILDTQFISKIIGGESGWFGVIISAVIGSITLIPGFVAFPTAQMLVENGAGYMQIGAFVSTLMMVGIITMPVEMKYFGRKLTIWRNVLAFIFSFFVAFVIGRVVGGV from the coding sequence ATGAGTAACTATATTTTATATGGAATAACAATAATTCTTTTAATTATTTCATTTTATAAGGATAAGCAAAAAACAAAGATGACTCTAAAAAAAGCGTGGAAATCCTTTGAAAACATCTTACCACAATTTTTAGGTGTTATTATATTGGTCGGAATACTTCTTTCTATTTTAGATACCCAATTCATATCTAAAATAATAGGTGGAGAATCTGGCTGGTTTGGTGTTATAATATCAGCAGTTATTGGGTCAATAACATTAATCCCTGGTTTTGTGGCCTTTCCAACTGCACAAATGTTAGTTGAAAATGGTGCAGGGTATATGCAGATAGGGGCATTTGTATCAACTCTCATGATGGTAGGAATAATTACTATGCCTGTTGAGATGAAATATTTTGGGAGAAAACTTACTATATGGAGAAATGTACTTGCATTTATATTTTCATTTTTTGTAGCATTTGTCATTGGAAGGGTGGTTGGTGGTGTATGA
- a CDS encoding polysaccharide deacetylase family protein → MKKFCGLRCGILIITILFICSNCSSVGYTDNLALSNNKSKNIQECPKEVFLTFDDGPSVNNTGKILKILNDNNIKATFFVVGIKAEENPEALKELSNSGMCIGVHTYSHNYKKIYKSLDAYINDYEICKSTIKKITNKEPINYTRLPGGSTNLIISKTNLNLIKKTLNDKGIKYVDWNVCSGDADSHEVSVEKIKRNVKNQCQNKKIAVILMHDTYYKHFTVESLPEIIAYLKNQGFVFRTFGDLTEVEQKEMIDLEIINKNNVR, encoded by the coding sequence ATGAAAAAGTTTTGTGGTTTACGCTGTGGTATCCTCATAATTACAATACTATTTATATGTTCAAATTGTTCGAGTGTTGGATATACCGATAATTTAGCTCTATCCAACAATAAGTCTAAAAATATTCAGGAATGCCCTAAAGAAGTATTCTTAACTTTTGATGACGGGCCAAGCGTAAATAATACAGGAAAAATATTAAAAATATTAAATGACAACAATATAAAGGCTACCTTTTTTGTGGTTGGAATAAAGGCTGAAGAAAATCCTGAAGCACTAAAAGAATTAAGTAATAGTGGTATGTGTATAGGAGTTCATACTTATTCTCATAATTATAAAAAAATATATAAAAGTTTAGATGCTTATATTAATGATTATGAAATATGTAAAAGTACAATAAAAAAGATAACAAATAAAGAACCTATAAATTATACTCGATTACCAGGCGGCTCAACTAATCTGATAATCAGTAAAACAAACTTAAATTTAATAAAAAAGACTTTAAATGATAAGGGAATAAAATATGTAGATTGGAATGTTTGTTCAGGTGATGCAGACAGTCATGAAGTATCTGTTGAGAAAATAAAAAGAAATGTTAAAAATCAATGTCAGAATAAAAAAATTGCAGTAATACTTATGCATGACACATATTATAAGCATTTTACAGTAGAATCTCTGCCTGAAATAATAGCATACTTGAAAAACCAAGGATTTGTCTTTAGAACTTTTGGAGATTTAACTGAAGTAGAACAGAAGGAAATGATAGACCTTGAAATAATAAATAAAAATAATGTCCGATAA